In one window of Lynx canadensis isolate LIC74 chromosome B3, mLynCan4.pri.v2, whole genome shotgun sequence DNA:
- the WDR89 gene encoding WD repeat-containing protein 89: protein MERIEEQFANLNIVKRSSGTTEPTYLLGIDASKTVQAEKESLIAVLCSNGSIRIYDKERLYILREFRGYPGLLNGVKFANSCDNIYSSCTDGTVKCWDARLASEKPVQLFKGYPSNIFISFDISCNDHVICAGTEKVDDDALLVFWDARINSQDLSTSKDPLGAYSETHSDDVTQVRFHPSNPNMVVSGSTDGLVNVFDISIDNEEDALVTTCNSVSSVSCIGWSGKDYKQIYCMTHDEGFCWWDLNHLDTDEPITRLNIQDVREVINVKGGILDYLVGGLYHEKMDKLFVVGGTNTGIIHLLSCTTAGLIHVTSLHGGHAATVRSFCWNMQDDSLLTGGEDAQLLLWKPGALDKAFTKKDSMKIASSVYQRVRVHSNDSYKRRKKQ, encoded by the coding sequence ATGGAGAGGATTGAGGAACAATTCGCTAACCTGAACATTGTTAAACGTTCCTCGGGGACTACAGAGCCTACTTACCTGCTGGGCATAGATGCATCAAAAACCGtacaagcagaaaaagaaagcttgaTCGCTGTTTTATGTTCTAACGGATCAATCAGAATCTATGATAAAGAGAGGTTATACATACTACGAGAATTTCGTGGCTATCCTGGACTTCTCAATGGAGTCAAATTTGCAAATTCTTGTGACAATATATATTCATCATGTACTGACGGCACTGTAAAATGTTGGGACGCTCGATTAGCCAGTGAAAAACCCGTCCAGCTGTTCAAGGGTTACCCTTCCAATATTTTCATTAGTTTTGATATCAGCTGTAATGATCACGTCATTTGCGCTGGTACAGAAAAAGTTGATGATGATGCATTGCTGGTATTTTGGGATGCAAGAATTAATTCTCAGGATTTGTCTACTTCTAAAGACCCACTTGGAGCATATTCAGAGACACACAGTGATGACGTCACTCAAGTACGCTTCCATCCCAGCAATCCCAACATGGTGGTCTCCGGTTCAACTGATGGCCTGGTGAACGTATTTGATATTAGTATTGATAATGAAGAAGATGCACTGGTTACGACCTGTAACTCTGTTTCTTCCGTAAGCTGTATTGGTTGGTCTGGGAAGGACTATAAACAGATTTATTGCATGACACACGATGAAGGATTTTGTTGGTGGGATCTTAATCATCTGGATACTGATGAACCAATTACACGTTTGAACATCCAGGATGTCAGAGAAGTAATTAATGTGAAAGGAGGCATTTTGGACTATTTGGTTGGTGGCCTGTATCacgaaaaaatggacaaattgttTGTTGTTGGGGGAACAAACACAGGAATTATTCACTTACTGAGCTGTACTACAGCAGGATTGATTCATGTGACCAGCCTTCACGGAGGGCATGCTGCTACAGTCCGTTCTTTCTGTTGGAATATGCAAGATGATTCTTTGCTAACCGGAGGGGAAGATGCACAGTTGTTACTTTGGAAACCTGGAGCATTAGACAAGGCATTTAcaaagaaagacagcatgaaAATAGCATCCTCTGTGTACCAGCGAGTTCGAGTTCACAGTAATGATTCTtacaagagaaggaagaagcagtGA
- the LOC115516539 gene encoding 60S ribosomal protein L32-like: MAVLRPLVKPKIAKKRTKKFIWHQSDRHVKIKRNRQKPRGIDNRVCRRLNGQILMPNVGYGSNKKTKHMLPRGFRKFLVHNVKELEVLLMCNKSYCAETAHKVSSKNHKAIVERAAQLAIRVMNPNARLCSEENE, encoded by the coding sequence ATGGCTGTCCTCAGACCTCTGGTGAAGCCCAAGATTGCTAAAAAGAGGACCAAGAAGTTCATCTGGCACCAGTCAGACCGACATGTCAAAATCAAGCGCAACCGGCAGAAACCCAGAGGCATTGACAATAGAGTGTGCAGAAGACTCAACGGCCAGATCTTGATGCCCAACGTTGGTTACGGGAGCAACAAGAAGACAAAGCACATGCTGCCCCGTGGCTTCCGGAAGTTCCTAGTCCACAATGTCAAGGAGCTTGAGGTGCTGCTGATGTGCAACAAATCTTACTGTGCAGAGACTGCTCACAAGGTCTCCTCCAAGAACCATAAAGCCATTGTGGAAAGAGCAGCTCAGTTGGCCATCAGAGTCATGAATCCCAATGCCAGACTGTGCAGcgaagaaaatgaatag